In Amaranthus tricolor cultivar Red isolate AtriRed21 chromosome 3, ASM2621246v1, whole genome shotgun sequence, a single window of DNA contains:
- the LOC130808914 gene encoding PLAT domain-containing protein 3-like, whose amino-acid sequence MERNPTYLSILIVLSFAIFAKSVSDDDMKCVYTIYIRTGTILKAGTDSKISLELWGKTGDGVRITDIESWGGLMGPNYDYFERGNLDVFSGRGPCLNENVCAMKLISDGSGEHHGWYCNYVEITTTGPHAKCAQIKFDVEQWLASDAYPYQLSVTRNYCPVKDSVPALRSIASS is encoded by the exons ATGGAGAGAAATCCAACATATCTAAGCATCCTCATCGTCTTATCCTTCGCCATTTTTGCAAAATCT gTATCAGATGATGATATGAAATGTGTGTACACAATCTACATCAGAACAGGAACAATATTAAAAGCAGGAACAGACTCCAAAATCAGCCTTGAATTATGGGGTAAAACTGGAGATGGTGTTCGAATCACAGATATCGAGAGCTGGGGCGGGCTTATGGGCCCGAACTACGACTATTTCGAGAGAGGTAATTTGGATGTGTTTAGTGGAAGAGGCCCATGTCTTAATGAAAATGTATGTGCAATGAAGCTGATCTCTGATGGATCTGGGGAACACCATGGTTGGTATTGTAATTATGTTGAGATCACCACAACTGGGCCCCATGCCAAATGTGCTCAAATCAAATTTGATGTTGAACAATGGCTTGCTAGTGATGCTTATCCTTATCAGCTTTCTGTTACAAGGAATTATTGCCCTGTTAAGGATTCTGTTCCTGCTTTGAGGTCTATTGCTTcttcttaa